GCGATACCGCTTACCTCATCCTGATCGGACTGAACATCGAGATCTGTTTCATGTTCGCGATCGCGGGGGTCGCCTTCTGCAAGATGCTGCCGAAAGACAAGCATCTCAAGATTCTCGGACTCCCCAACCGCCTCTTCATCGCGCTCACGAGCGCAGCGTTCTGCGTAGTCGTTGAGCTTCTCCTGAATGCCGTGGGCGCGTTGACGTGGGAGTGGCCGTGGTGGAACGCCGGCGCCCCGTGGCTCATTTTCCTCTTCGGTTACTTGCACTTCTTCCTCGTCGCCTTCTGGGTGCACGACATGGAAAAGCTCAAGAACAAAGTCAGGGTCGTGGGCGGGCTGTACGCGTTCGACGCCGCAATCCTGGTCCTCTTCGGCCCCGGCCTCGGGTGGATATGATAGAGGCGCCTCGCCAACGAGACGCCCCTCACTTCCTTTGGGTGACCTGCCGCAGGCTGGAGCACACCCCCGCGCCAAAACCCGGCACGTGGCGCCTCTTATAACCTGCCCGGCGTGCTCTTCGCGCGGTCTACTCGAGTTCCTTGACCTTCATGTTGCGGAACCAGATGGGCGCGCCCGCGTGTTTGCCCTGGAATCCAATCCGGCCTTTTGTCGGCAACTCGGCCTTAGGCCTGCTCAGCCATGACGGGATCTCGGAGCCGTCCGGATTGGTCTTCGCGGAGGTCCATTTGCTCATGTCCATCGAGGTGATGGGCTCGCCGTTCAACACGACGGTGATCAGCTTGTCCTTGCACGTGATGGTGAAGCGGTTCCATTCGCCGGGCTTCTTCACCACGCTTTTCGAGGGAGCGAGGTGCCCGAAGATCGCGCCGCACTGCCACGTCTTGGGCGAATTGGCCCATTTCTCGGCGAAATCATCGGCGATTTGGATTTCGACCGAGTTGGGAATCCAGTTCTCCGGGTCGCTGCAGTAGACGATGACGCCGCTATTTGTTCCCTCAGCCGTCTTGAACTCGAGATCCAGGATGAAGTTGTCGTAATCCTTCTTCGTCCAGATAGCCTTGTCCTCGGTAGCGGTCAATATGCCGTTCTCGAAGGTCCACACGCCTTCCGGCTTGTCGGCGTTGGAAAGATCGGGTTTGAACAGGTCGTTCCACGTGCTCACGTCGGGGTGGGCCGGCTTTTGTTCCGCAGCCGGCGCGGTTTCCTGGCTATAGCACGCCAAGGCCATGCACAACATCGCTGCAACAACTACAACGCGCTTCAACATGGTTCGTCTCTCCCAAGTATTCAGCCCCTTGCTTGCAGAACGTACACCGATACGCTCAAAAAGGGGGTGGTTGCGTGTCCCGGCAATGCTCGGGATTGCCTCTTGGAAACGCAATTGTAGAATCATCGTCATGCACTATCAAGTCGCGCGCCTGAACGCGGAACCCGTATCGCCGCCACGTCCCGCGGCCGCAAGCGCGGGGGCGCCTCAAGATCGTGGCATAATGGACTACTCCAAGGCGAAATTCGCCACGCAATCCCCGCTCCGCACCAGGAAACAAGCCTGCGTAGCGCATTGATAACGAGGGACTTATCCAAATCGCCCCCGTCTGGCATACTGGATGCATACGCACCTGTGGGAGGAGCTTGTGATGAACGACAGGGAACGCACCTATACACAAGATGAAGTCACCGCCATAGTCGCGTCGGCTTTGCGCCGTCAGCGGAGCCGCGACCGGGTCTCGCTGGAAGATCTCGTCGAGATAGCCGCCGAATTGGGGGTAAGCCGGGGCGCGGTCGAGGAGGCCGCGAAACATCTCGCTACGGAACGCGACATGGAGTATGCCCGCGAACAGTGGCTCGCCCGGCAGCGGCGCGAGTTCCGGGACCACGCGGTCGCGTACGTCATTGTGAACGCTTTTCTGATTGTTGTCGACCTGCTGGTGTCGGGCGGCAGTTGGTGGTACTGGGCGCTGATTGGCTGGGGCGTGGGCCTGGCCTTCCACGCCTACAGCACCTTCTTCCCCAACCCCGAAGAGGTCGATAAAGGCGCCCGGGCATTGATCAACGGCGGCAAACTCGAGCGAGAACCCCACGTGTAATCGGGCAAAGGCCTGAACCACCCGCTCCAACCCGGCCTCCGAGCCGGACCAGTTGGAGCAGCCAGACGACTCAGACCTGCCGGGCCTCTTCCTTGGCGAAAGACCGGATAATCCCGGGCAGCGACGCTTGTGCCGCCTTGAGCCACCCTGTATTCTTCACGGGCCCGTCAGACTGTGTATAATGATTGTATGGTGTGAAGGGACCCTGCTACGTTTGTGCACTTGCTCCGGCTGACGAGGAGATGTCGTGATGCCGCTGATGGAGGAAATGGAAAGTTCCGGCAAGTGGCTTTTCCGGTGGAGAAGTTACCTGCCGTTGATCCTGGTGGCGCTGTTCCTTGCCGGCCTGCAGTACTTCTCATATCCTTTCGGCAGCCATATGCTTGACGTGGCCTGGGAGATGGTGTGCCTGGCCGTGTCGCTGGCCGGTCTTGGGATTCGCATCCTAACCATCGGTTACGCGCAGCCGCACACGTCGGGCCGCAACACGAAAAAGCAGGTTGCGGAATCGCTCAAC
The DNA window shown above is from Candidatus Hydrogenedentota bacterium and carries:
- a CDS encoding DUF1080 domain-containing protein; amino-acid sequence: MLKRVVVVAAMLCMALACYSQETAPAAEQKPAHPDVSTWNDLFKPDLSNADKPEGVWTFENGILTATEDKAIWTKKDYDNFILDLEFKTAEGTNSGVIVYCSDPENWIPNSVEIQIADDFAEKWANSPKTWQCGAIFGHLAPSKSVVKKPGEWNRFTITCKDKLITVVLNGEPITSMDMSKWTSAKTNPDGSEIPSWLSRPKAELPTKGRIGFQGKHAGAPIWFRNMKVKELE
- a CDS encoding 2TM domain-containing protein, translated to MNDRERTYTQDEVTAIVASALRRQRSRDRVSLEDLVEIAAELGVSRGAVEEAAKHLATERDMEYAREQWLARQRREFRDHAVAYVIVNAFLIVVDLLVSGGSWWYWALIGWGVGLAFHAYSTFFPNPEEVDKGARALINGGKLEREPHV